The following nucleotide sequence is from Harmonia axyridis chromosome 5, icHarAxyr1.1, whole genome shotgun sequence.
gatatcataagaaaagtaaattatgtcattttgatttttctttttttcccacttcatttcgaatatcatcaaaaagtgtcacaggaattttttatttgacagtaaattatcctcaatttgacgtaatcagatttcgtatccaacgtttcgtactctctgggccaccctcaacctaatttttttcaatacggacctgcatattttatgacatttttcgaaacaacttttaacgctgaattcaatgatatatcatacaatgtcattcaaagtagattttcaggtgattttgacccttatccaattttcttaagttcggatctgtattaccttcatttagtttaattaacaacatgcaatatgcaataaatttcgataagaaaatcaacttacccatcttgaactaaatggaacatcagaatcaaagcaagaaaccagtatactggtttctttgttcttcttttataataatcatttaaatatttcaattcataataattaaacgaaagtatcatttaatgaaagaaaaatcaaatgattattccaaagttaatgaaaattaatgaagtaagtgttcgaaatgtccaccattttgtaaaatgcactttacggttctggaacccatacttcttatacatttgcttgtttggtctccttgaataccttccaaaacattctcaattttctcgcgaggtatcactattgttgtatttgtcatttgttccgttgaaacaaattacagaatcgaaatttattttgagagcattacgatataatttttgcaaggcttggtattcaaatttaaaatcattgtattcgcgtctcttgactattttattaagagCAGTTTTTGAACAATTCCATTGACTGGcctcagttctcgattttttttctggttcgattgaatttgggtcagaacattgatatcgttaatagacttgttttttcttacatacacaccattaattttggatgagggtcaaaatctcctgaaaatcaactttgaatgacattgaatgatatatcgttgaattcagcgttaaaagttatttcgaaaaatgtcataaaatatgcaggtccgtattgaaaaaaatgaggttgagggtggcccagagagtacgaaacgttggatacgaaatctgatcacgtcaaattgagaataatttactgtcgaataaaaaatttctgtaacatttttttataatatttgaaataaagtgggaaaaaaagaaaaatcaaaatgacataatttacttttcttatgatatctcgaaaaccggccctgataatcccgatttgtttgaactgcttgataatgcttctatgcttgcaactttttctccatttgaccgacctcctaactcttatggtttaaaagttaccaatacaatcccattgaaaaagtggccaccctgtataatgagcCTTGAAAAAAAAGTGGTCTATATATTCGACAATGAGAAACTGCAAACCACACaccattttttttgaaaatgtagTGGAGTCCCAATAAAATTGTGAGGATGCTCAGATTTATAGTTTTGTGAATTCACATAACCCGATAAATCAAACCAAGCCTCGTCACagtcatcaatgaaaaaagtcAGGTTTAACCATCGGTCCTCATTCAGGTTATTAAGAAATTACTAGTAGTAATCATTACGTGGAATATCTATGGTTGTCAATTCCATGACAATTCAAAATTCGATGATATATAGTTGAGTCTCTTAGTGAAGGGCggcaaaaaattattcgaaggCAACTCACATTCATTCATAAAGTCCTGTAGTAGCAAGTAATTTCCGTAAGTTAACTATACAAGTGAAGCAATCTTTGGGAGAGTTCTAGCTGACAAGTTGCAAGTGCATTTTCTTATGGTGATAACTTCAGTGACCTGTGGTATTACCCATCAGTAAACTAGCTAAATGTAAACGAAGCTTCGAACTTGGATATATGTCCGAAATAATTCGTGTTAAGTTATTGTAATTTACTGTGAACGAATTCGTATTATCTATCCTTCATGTTTGAACAGagcattgaataataaaatgtttCGCCCAATTTtagattgaattaaaattttggaGTCCAAATAATTGCGATAACTGCTTGAACAGAAAACAAGGACTCAAATTTTTAGGCTAgtaaatgaattgattttactcacCACATCAGGAAATATGAATTCACCAATAAGACAATTTTGCTTGAAAGTTTTCTTGTACAAGCGGTATTTTGGCACCTTAGCTTCGAAATGAGCAGACGATAACATTTGTATTTTAGGTGttttttcttttaaattattcaagTCTTTATAATCGAGTCCCATTTCCTTTGCCATGTCTCGATCCtgaattttatgtttttgaatatttccaagGTGTCTCCTGTTGgataatataattttatctTCTTCAATACAATCtatctgatatttttctttaagGGCTTCAAAAACAATTGTTAGCACGAAATTTTTCCAGTTTGAAtcgtctaaaaaaaaaataggtaagAATCATATGACGATATTATAGTAATGTTGAGTGATGAGAAGacgaaaatataatatttataaacataatttcatattttattatcatttatatatttttggataaataatataatataagatAACTTCATTATCCTTTTTGGATACATTAAAGTAGGATAAATCATATATCAAATTAACTCTATTATTTTTGCACCTGAGGGATTCTAATCTTATTTAGcatacagtgacttaataaaacaaagttactgcgttcggcaaatccccACCGGTGAAGAGCGTACGGTGTAAGGTGCGAACGGTTGATAGGTCACGTAACCACGATGCAAGAGGTGCGTGCGTGTTTTGCCGAACGATGACGGAGCTGATACgaagaaatttttattgaaattattggagacgGTCAGACTAGATCAAATTTATCTCCTTGTGATATCAGGATGTATTCTACATAATGTGCTCCTCTTGAGAGATATCAGAGAACCAATTTGAAGACAGTAAAAGGAATTTTAtaatgttttctttgaaaatggatgaaaaatTTATTCGCTGATACACAATTATGTATATAATgttatatcccaaaaaaaaacaactgtcactgaataatcaattgaagtgtttctctgaaataaaagtttatttttttatcatggaAAATATAACAGGTAGTAacacaatttaattaattataacacatacctgaaataaaagaaacaacattcaaagttaattattcaatcaattcaattcaacattcaaattctctctaatgcaaaattcagttttaattatttctgtCACTTTGACATACAATGTAACTTGATAACATACAACAGTCTCCTTACATCTCCCCCCCTAGGAAGACAGTTTTGGTACAAAACTACTAAACAATCGATATCATCCTTCATCTGCTACTTCTATATTAGGAATCGGAATCAATTTAgaaatatgaaacaaattctATTCTGATTTTCTATGTCctgtattaatttcaaaaatcgattgtgatatttttttcaatattatataaggtCCAATTCTTAATTggtctaatttttttcgattcagttTATTACCATTTTCAACATATACTGAGTCGCCAACTTTGAAATCGTATTCCCTTCTGTTCTTATCATATATTCTCTTATTGTATTCATGGTATCTATTACTATTTTTTAAGGCAATTTTCCTATCCTTTTCTAGGTTATTCTTGTCCTTCGCTTTCCTTAGTTCATTTGGTAATATTGAAGTATCATCTCCTTGTAATAAATATTTAGGACTGAATCCAGTAACTGTGTGTTCAGTCTCATTGTACTTTTCGACACAATTATGAGCTACTCTTGTCCATGCGTATTTGTTATCTTTTTCATTCATTGCACATCTTATTTTATTAACTAACGTTTGATTAAGTCTTTCATTCAAACCATTGGAGAATGGTGCATTCACTGCAGTGAAAATCATTGTGATGTTTTTCTCTTCTAGGAAATTCTTAAAATCCTTAGAATTTATACCCGGATACTGATCAGTAAGAAGTGTTCCAATATTATAATCTTGAAGTACATTATCTATAAGCTTGATGAAATCATTTGAGTTTTGTGTTTTTGATGTCAATATGCAAGCAAATCTCGTGAAATGGTCTACtagaatatgtaaataattcttAGTGGACCGCGAGCCACCGAATCCTCCTATTGTGTCTATTGAAACAATTTCAAACGGTTTTTCTGCAGGACCTAGATGCGATAACAGACCAATTTTGTCTTGTctcgatttattttttatgcaaatttcaCAACACTTACAAATTTTCTTAATATTCTTCAATACATTCTCTGATGTGTAATAAGGGAGTATTTTGCTTTGCATTTGTTTTATCCCTATGTGACAAAAATTCTTGTGGGTATTCTCTATAAGTTTTTTACAAAACTCTTCCGACAGTATaatcttttctttatttcttacTTTCTTGTAATATAgactatttttggaaataaatttattcctgttattttttaaatctttaTTCTCTTCTTGATCTGCCAAAATATCTTCAATCTTTATCATATTCactattttcaatttatcttcTTCATCCTCTTGGGATTCCAGTACCGGATTTCTGCTCAAGCAATCTGCTTCCAAATTTTCTTTTCCTGGACGATAAATTATCTCAAAATCGTATTGTGATAAATAATAAGTGAGATCGCCCAATTCCCCATCTGTTCGAGCtttaatattcattttctcTAAAGGTTTATGAtcggaaaatactttgaatgattTTCCTATGAGCCAATGTTGCCAATATTTTACAGATTCTTTTATCGCTAAACATTCTAAATAGAcagccttcttctttttctgtgtttcgttcagtttttttgaaaaatatgccaCTGGTTTTTCAACTTTTGAATTCTCATTCAGTTGCGGTTGTTTCAGAACAGCTCCTATCCCTTGTAAGCTTGCGTCAGTATATATATGGATTGGTAGGCCCGGATCGAAAATAGCCAAGATTGGCTGAGtacacagaaaatttttcatatattcaaaGGCTTTTTGACATTCTTCTGTCCAAATGAATTTTTGACCTTTCCTCAACAAATTATGTAAGGGCTCTAGAACCATTCACAGAGACATTCAGCTGATCTTCAAGCTTTTCTTCTAAGAAGATATCTTCAAACTGAAGATTACCACCTTCATCCAGATAGGTAGCAGCCAAATCCTCGTTTAAATTAATCCATACCCTTCTAATTTGGTTTCTcttggaaattgaatttttaacctTATTATAGGCTGAAGTTTTTATTACTTGTGTATGTAAACTAGCTCTTTGATACATATCGGGAATTGCATAATTACGGCCATCAGTAGTTCCAATAGAAGTTATGCAAAGCACATTAGTTTTGGAATCTTCTGCACATATCTTAAAATCAAACCGTAGCTTGTCCATGTTTGTGATATCAACAAGAATGTTGTTTTATAATgttatatcccaaaaaaaaacaactgtcactgaataatcagttgAGGTGTTTCTctgaaataaaagtttatttttttatcatggaAAATACAACAAGTAGTAacacaatttaattaattataacacatacctgaaataaaagaaacaacattcaaagttaattattcaatcaattcaattcaacattcaaattctctttaatacaaaattcagttttaattatttctgtCACTTTGACATACAATGTAACTTGATAACATACAACAGTCTCCTCACAtgcattttctcaaataatactttatttttaattaaaataataattccttAATTGCCTCCAACATAACCGaaacataagaaaaaactctaagtatataaagagattttgcataatgagcttattataattattgtttttccaaaattctcagATTCGTGCATGATGCTCAAAGACAACCAATGCATGTACCTATTTTCAAACCAATCCTCGATTTCTAATTTTTAGGTTCAAATCTGAATACTATTTATTTAGAGAAATTTAATTAAATCAAAAAAGGCATCAATTGTAATACATATTTGGAATGCCCAGTTTAGTCGCCTctataatgcctccaatttttatttgtattgtCCTGAATATAAAACTTCAATATAACCTCTGGAAATCAAaaattcctatcccacagaatttGCCGTACTTCTTCTCTTCATTTTTATGTTaatattattgtaatctatAGTCGCACCGCAGTACGCATCGTTTTCTCCGATTGGTGTAAAAGGTTGAGCACCGGTGTAACCGGTCAACATTTACCGTACGCAGAACAGTGCAGACTGTGCGAACGGTGTGATTTGCCGAAAGCCTAAGGAGCCTACAGTTGGAATAGTGCGAACGGTGTGACATATACCGAACGCAGTATTAGTTTTACCCCCGTTTTCTCAAAGGCCAATCCACGTGAAAATCAACtcaacagctgtcaattctATTGTTAAAAGCGTCATTTGGGTTGCTGAAAGTTAGGTTAACTCCATTTATTTGAACATTCTGCTAgttttattagattttttaaTTTGGAGAGTCAAAAAATAGCTAGATCACACAGTTAACACAGTGGCCAAGTATTACACGTGAATTGCACGTCAAGCGTCATTTTGGGTATCTGAAACGCATTTTGAGGCAAATTCAGGTTCGATAGCCTCGCAAAGGGTCACCAAATGTCAAATCCAAACGAACATAGATTAGTTTAATTTTACACTGAACAACATCTCAGAAACCCAAATGGATTTTACATCGCTGTCGAGTTGAATGTTGTTTTAGTTGAACAAAGATCAATCTTTCAGAAACCGGGGGTTAATCTTAGTTTTTAGGAATGGAGCATAAACCAACCATGACAATACAATTGGCTGAACCGAACTGACTttgtcaaaattgaaattattaggcCTGATAGcatttgattgtatatagaacaaatatattcaactgaaaaatacTGGATCAATAAAATAGGCGTTGTTTTGGATAAATCTCGAATACCTAaatggagaatgtaaacaaaaaaccgCCATATTTaagctcagccaatcaaaaccAAGAGCACGCGTttcgccactgtggtttattaataGCGTAATCGACTGGCTGTACccgtgcgaattaattcgaatttttggtGAGCTAAACGACATAACTAGCTCGAATTAtttcgcactggtgcagccagtcgaatacgctatgaCCAATGTAATTTAGGatgaaatttaattcaaaatagtttAGTCTAATTCTAACTCGATCGTAattgtgaaaataaaaataaaggataaatgaaccaataattaATGAATGGAGCAACTAAGACTTCATATTTGTGAAGCAGGTTCAGAGCTAAATTATACAGAAACATCAAATTGGCGTGGCATTCTCGGCCAATTTTGAAGGTGCATTCATCCCATAAacactgatggaatcatcagtatAGCACTCAGTGTTCCCTCTCATAGACACTTTTCATATACATAGCGGACCATGAGGATTTGTCGTAGCACGGTTGGGATTAAGTCACAAGCGGTGCTTCCGAGAGACGCGCAGtacgacgccatctctcgggaAAGCAAATTGTCACTACAGGGTTAAATCCATCCAATGATTAGTTGGGaatttaatttttccaatatgtCCAAAATTAAGATACAATCAAGAGGTAACTTGCAAATTGATTGTAGAATAATtgcgaaattttgtgaaaaattacattaatACTTATTTCGACAAGTGTACAAAATACAACAAACAATGAGAATGATTTTTTGAcgtgtataaatattttgtaaaaCTGAAAAATAGGGCAAATTTTTGTTGGCTACGTAATTTCGTGTCAATTTTATGTACTCACTATTACTGAGAAGAGAACTAAACAGTGACGTacggtttattattttcgaatgataaagattgaattttttcattaaatctgAGGATTCCTACAGAGGCCTAGAAGAATCGGAATAGAAAAcaaaacgacaaaaaaaaacctAGCTTGATAATATGAGTAAGTTTACTAAAAGAAGATATTTACTCACATTCAATTTTCTTATAGAATAAGGAATTGATAACAATATCACAAGCCTTGCACTCTAATCCTTTGGTATCCTTCTCTGGGCGTACTGTGCCTATACTCATAGGTACACGAAACTCTGTGATATCTTTCTCAAGAACATCTTCAGCTCTTAAATTAGTTATATCTGTCGGAGGGGTAGGTATAGCTTCGTTATGacaaatatttaaaaagaatTTATCACCCAATGAATCCTTAGTTTTTACACAAAaacctgaaattaaaaaattaattaataattaattattattatttttatacataatgCTTGAATTTATTTTCGTCGAGGATCCGTGCTTAAAATGATCAAAACTGGGGATATTCTGACAACTTTTACTTCCGCCGATAGATGTTGGAATCAGtatatcaatttattttgatGGCTTGAGTTTTTGGGATTTGCGGGTATTGTATatgtgtatatttttctttttttatttttctgttcaaacggattgttatttcaatttgtaGAATTTTATTGCCTTTGACATGTCAAATATAATGTATTTCGTGAATGATGGTTcaataaaactttattattactattgggcgctttcagcagaaagatcggtaaCGCAAGTAGCTCCGTTTCCATTTGGTAACGTTAGTATCAGCATAGTATAAAGCTTAGAatattaataagaggaacggatATCGCCTTGTAATTGATGCATTTGTtctgatgccaacattcgtcactccttgtctgatgGGGCACTATaacagtagcgtaacataattagattaatttcgaaatgatcaattcatgctcaaaaatagtttacaatgtgatttatttataaaaaactcgctctgctcgccgaaggggctccgccccttggaccccgtcactatgccggtagatccttcactgggtatccgtctagaaaataaaagatttttttcggaaaccttgtatcgttagctgatttcagacgattcactcggtatactatgctgattctagggtggaattctatatgattttttttcctagaacataccgtttggcccttgctcacatgaaaatatttgatgcaaataactttcatgacgacaaatcaaggcggtcctagccttaaattttaagggggttcgccgttatgggcttcgagtatttctatgggaccaaatcccagattataccgatatcaagccttacctctcaaaaatatttatatttagatattcatatgaatatttatataagccGTACACCTTagcgtccgccgttttgcaatggatggctgtaacggtaagtggtagtagaaatgaattagatgtcataaaataagtttaggtatttgtgaacataacgccattgacatgttagtcgatttg
It contains:
- the LOC123681085 gene encoding PIH1 domain-containing protein 1-like isoform X1, with translation MSNSVFLEVDSSIKENQLKLVTDETEQDFQKFLSEKESEFPSKYIQPFPGFCVKTKDSLGDKFFLNICHNEAIPTPPTDITNLRAEDVLEKDITEFRVPMSIGTVRPEKDTKGLECKACDIVINSLFYKKIEYDSNWKNFVLTIVFEALKEKYQIDCIEEDKIILSNRRHLGNIQKHKIQDRDMAKEMGLDYKDLNNLKEKTPKIQMLSSAHFEAKVPKYRLYKKTFKQNCLIGEFIFPDVISGNELKLDLGEDRIIIECEQKNYLLDIFLPVIVSPYKSSSTFDKATKIITIIMPLVGG
- the LOC123681085 gene encoding PIH1 domain-containing protein 1-like isoform X2 yields the protein MRQMDTMNKGFCVKTKDSLGDKFFLNICHNEAIPTPPTDITNLRAEDVLEKDITEFRVPMSIGTVRPEKDTKGLECKACDIVINSLFYKKIEYDSNWKNFVLTIVFEALKEKYQIDCIEEDKIILSNRRHLGNIQKHKIQDRDMAKEMGLDYKDLNNLKEKTPKIQMLSSAHFEAKVPKYRLYKKTFKQNCLIGEFIFPDVISGNELKLDLGEDRIIIECEQKNYLLDIFLPVIVSPYKSSSTFDKATKIITIIMPLVGG